From one Catellatospora sp. IY07-71 genomic stretch:
- a CDS encoding condensation domain-containing protein — protein sequence MTNTDALTRTFPLGPLQQQIWRFWRKNRDSPAYIMPEVYFFDGDFDVEAVTYALDETARRHESLRTTFHEGDSGVVQLVSHDPAHAPVEVLDLRELSAAARAERLEAAIDAAANTPFDLSARPPIRLTAILLSDSRTALVMAAHQIVCDGTSMAILLGEFGELYRSARQGTAPELAPAPPGYGAFVTEQLAGLAGHASGEDLAYWTERLAGAAGSALPGDRDAATGDAVPLDTCALSRTLDSGLADAVLAYARRAGATPFSVLLGTMSVMIAAATGDGDVSVGTATSSRTPRFARTVGMLTNLVVHRSRIDLSATFTETLAEVSLDLLDAIDCQDVPFSQVSDALGRGGEPGGGLVRTAFSAGALGGLTLGEGSLSERVMRTSQGPFDVTVICEIAAPGIALDWQFALRTYSRELARGYCAAYEEILAALLERPDAAMDSLGLAEILSRLGGVRAG from the coding sequence ATGACGAACACGGATGCGCTGACGCGAACCTTCCCGCTCGGCCCGCTGCAGCAGCAGATCTGGCGGTTCTGGCGGAAGAACCGCGACAGCCCCGCGTACATCATGCCGGAGGTCTACTTCTTCGACGGCGACTTCGACGTCGAGGCCGTCACGTACGCCCTCGACGAGACCGCGCGCCGCCACGAGTCCCTGCGCACGACCTTCCACGAGGGGGACTCCGGCGTCGTGCAGCTCGTCAGCCACGATCCGGCGCACGCGCCGGTCGAGGTGCTCGATCTGCGGGAGCTGTCCGCCGCGGCGCGGGCGGAGCGGCTGGAGGCCGCCATCGACGCCGCGGCGAACACGCCCTTCGACCTGTCGGCCCGGCCCCCGATCCGGCTCACCGCGATCCTGCTGTCGGACAGCCGCACCGCCCTGGTGATGGCGGCGCACCAGATCGTCTGCGACGGCACGTCGATGGCGATCCTGCTGGGCGAGTTCGGCGAGCTCTACCGCTCGGCGCGGCAGGGCACCGCGCCCGAGCTGGCCCCGGCCCCGCCGGGATACGGCGCCTTCGTGACGGAGCAGCTCGCCGGGCTGGCCGGGCACGCCTCCGGCGAGGATCTGGCGTACTGGACCGAGCGCCTCGCCGGGGCCGCCGGCAGCGCGCTGCCCGGAGACCGCGATGCCGCCACCGGTGACGCGGTGCCGCTGGACACCTGTGCGCTGTCCAGGACGCTCGACAGCGGGCTGGCCGACGCGGTCCTGGCGTACGCGCGGCGGGCCGGGGCGACGCCGTTCTCCGTCCTGCTCGGCACGATGAGCGTCATGATCGCCGCCGCCACCGGCGACGGCGACGTGTCGGTGGGCACCGCGACGAGCAGCCGCACCCCGAGGTTCGCGCGCACCGTCGGGATGCTCACCAACCTGGTCGTGCACCGGTCGCGGATCGACCTGTCCGCCACCTTCACCGAGACGCTGGCCGAGGTGTCGCTCGATCTGCTGGACGCCATCGACTGCCAGGACGTGCCGTTCAGCCAGGTGAGCGACGCCCTGGGCCGCGGCGGCGAGCCCGGCGGCGGCCTGGTGCGCACGGCTTTCTCGGCCGGGGCCCTCGGTGGCCTGACGCTCGGCGAGGGAAGCCTGTCGGAGCGGGTGATGCGCACCTCGCAGGGCCCGTTCGACGTCACCGTGATCTGCGAGATCGCCGCGCCGGGCATCGCGCTGGATTGGCAGTTCGCGCTGCGTACGTACTCGCGCGAGCTGGCGCGCGGCTACTGCGCCGCATACGAGGAGATCCTCGCGGCGCTGCTGGAGCGGCCCGACGCGGCG